The genomic segment AAAACAGCAAGAAAAGCAAGAGAGAGATGAAGGTGGAAGGGGAAAATTGGAGGCATAAGAGAGAATGGGTTTTGAGGGTGTAAGGtttgacttttaatttttgaaaaataatcttGATAAaagattctttcatttttttttaaattgtccagCATTCAAAAGGACAATGTGATAAATTTGGAAGTGCAGGAGAATTCATAGAGGTGCAGGAGAACATCTCAATTTATTATTGGAAATAAGTATACAGTAACAAAACTGATCATCCGGTCCTATTGTCGttactataaataatacaatcaaagaaaaaaaataaaataacattattttttgcgTTTAGAATAAGcacaacattaaaaaataaataaaaacccaaatttatataatatttacatctTGTAGCATAACATTAATGCTTCCATGTACAATAACATTAATCCTTCCAACTATGACATCACTATTTTGATagattattttagttaaataacACGTCAAATGAAATGttacaattaatataatatactagatattaatctaaattatattcacaagtaatatttatatttaatgaaaaaaaattaatttgaattttagaaTTAAGTTTGAAAAGTTTAGAAGAATTTggtaattgataattaatttcaatttttagaatttaacaTCCTCTTCCACATTATCCACAAACAAACCAGTTTGAAGATATTAATACgagagattattttttttttttaacaatggGATTATCTAATCTATATTTCatgttgtattttttaataaaatattttctgtaaggttaacttattattattattattattattattattattattattattattattatgttatctTAATTGTagatattttatcaaatattagtATACTTTGTACTCTATTTTCTCTTTgtcttaaaaactaaaaattatagatttcAACTGAGGTCTGCATAAGCACGCAActtataagtaaataaataaattactcaaAAATAAACTGTTTATTGACATTTCTGTATTTAAAGATTTGTTCTGCTTTtagatttgatattttaaaataaatgcttacaaaaaaaaaaaaacaaataaactcaacTTGAAGTTTTTGTCCAATTATTTCTCCTCATCAATCATTTCATACAAAGTTCTTCTGTGCATGATGCTTCCCACTCACTCTCATAGAGGCAAAAGGTGATTTTGCCATGAAgactatatattaaaaaatatggtCTTCAATTTGTGtaattagaaagaaataaaacttttgaaaaaggTGGTATGAGTATAGTAATAAGtgaaattaattctaaaataatcaaatatttcaCCTAATGAACTCCAGAATGGAGAAATATTTTGAATACCAATAAACATGATTCTGGTAATCACAAATTTGAAGAATAAtgacttttaaaaataactaaactaCTTTTGGTTGATTAGATAATATTGGAAAATATCTGTAATTAACTTAACTGtacatattaatatataatagtaataataaatttttatctataattacatataaaagtaattggattttgtattgttattgggtgcaaaatatgtttttttaccttttctttatgaatataattattagagATTAGATTATCTAATTGTTTTTTGTACGTTATATTACtgcttttattattataatataaacttaGTTAATTGTATTGATTTGATGATTACTCCCCACATTATATATTAGTTAtactagaataaaaaaatattataaaacttaataaaagataactattttatgtatatattttctataatttgtATGTAAATTTAATGATACAttgatttaataattattataatatttagttatattataatttaaaaaaagtagaCATATATACTTGCATatgtgtatatttttattttttaatttaaataataaatttttaaaacaatataataaaagaatgtaACTGTTATTTTCTGTATAGATATTTTTTCTCTATCCCACACCcttattatcataattaatagagattttattttaattgcttatttgatatatataataaattttttactatttttatccttgcaaacataattaattttactgATTTAATAATCtgtaaaacaattattaaccataaatatcaattattataatgaaaattataataaaatataatattttatgtatatatttatacaatttaatgtaaatttgataatatttggtatttaataataaaaaatatatatttgcatTTCTCCATAATATACTTATCCcaataaattttctgaaaaccATTATGATAAACATAGTTTAAGAATGTTATGATTTTAGATcacaaattaaactaaaaagtattttttcaATCATGAATTTTAGAAACATTACCCAAATAATcattcttaataaatataatttataagttttattttctcaaaagataaatcaaaggaaaaaaatatggagattttttaagaaaacaaaaattttccCTTTTACCAACCAATGCATGTCTCATGAATTATGATTCCTCCCTCATACTTAGGATATTCTGGTTTACAGCAAATCTTGataaaaatggaaagaaaagaaaagtaatcAATCAAACAGAGATTGAGACAAAAGTGATATTGTGAACGACCCTCCAGTAACAAGGTGCCACGTGTGACAAGTAGAAGCAGTTATAAATTTGCTACTGTTTCCTCCACTTATATGTTTGATGTGGAgcacaacaaaaacaacacacaaCATAAACACAGTACAACTTTCATTAATCATTATCGTTTCATCTTGTGTTCATCACCATGCTGATGTCTTCACGAGGCTTCATAGCTTATCTCGTATCTGCTTTCTCTTGTGCTGTTCTGTCTGCGCTTTTTCTCACCAACCATTTTCATCATGGTCAAAATTCACCTTTGCTAGCCTCCAGGTTGTCTGGAACTCTTCGAGTTTGGCCTGTAAgcactttctttttctcagtATGTGATTCATCAACAAAAGAGTTAATGCATACCAACATGGTATATGACTTGTGCTGTCTTATTTAGTATGTAGTGAGATGTTCAACTTAGGAAGGCTGTGTACGGAACAAGATATGTCTTACAAAAACATGCGTATTTATTACATACTTTACAAAATCATTAAGTAACTGAAAAACAGAAGTGGTAATTTGTTGTTTTGCTGTTATCATGAAAAGTTACttgctttctttttctactgTTAATTATTCTTGATACTTTGAAAGatggtttttatttaataatgattgtggattgtgttgtgtttttctGTGTGTAGGATTTGCAGCCAAGTTGGAGACTTGTGTTGGCGACGGTTATTGGGTTTGTTGGATCAGCATGTGGAACCGTTGGTGGGGTTGGAGGAGGAGGCATTTTCGTTCCTATGTTAAATCTGCTTCTTGGCTTTGATACTAAATCTGCTGCTGCTCTTTCTAAATGTACACAGATAACACTTTCTCTTATGACCAACTTTCTCTGCCGTGTTACTTTCTAGATTTGGTTTCTCAGAACATGTGGATCTATGTTGTGATAATTGTGGGTTGTGGTTGGTGTTTAAAAATCTGGTTTTGGTGTGGCTGACATGTTTGTCGTAAATGTTAAGGTATGATTATGGGGGCATCGGCATCATCGGTTTGGTTCAATGTGAGAGTGCCTCATCCAACGAAAGAGGTGCCCATATTAGACTATGATCTGGCGCTTCTGTTTCAGCCTATGCTCATGCTTGGAATCACAGTTGGTGTTGCTCTCAGTGTTGTCTTCCCTTACTGGCTTATTACTGTTCTTATCATCATTCTATTCATAGGTTAGAAACCAATCTTTTTCATTGAACGAATCAGTTTTAGGCCACAGTCATAGAAGAGTGCTTTTTTGTCTCATTTATATGGGTTTAATCTTTCTGCAGGAACTTCTTCAAGGTCTTTCTTCAAAGGAATCGGGATGTGGAGGGAAGAGACTATTTACAAGGTCAACTTTCTTGATTTGAGGCTATGaactttaattcttttaatccGAGTTTTTTACTTTCcctgtttaatttttgtttgctATCATGCAGAGAGAAAAGACCAAGCAACGAGCGACTCTGATTAATTCCCACGATGAAGATAAGACAGGCACGTACACTTTCACAGTActatattttcatataaaatgaaaaaagtaaatagtacAGAAAACTTTCATACTATTGTTTCTCTGACTGAATGAGTGTTGTCTTTGTTTATGCAGTTAGAATCGACACAAAATGTGAGCCtttgattcctagagaagagAAGTCAACTGTGGTATGCAAACGTGTAGCACATTTCACAGATTATTCATTTTGCTTTATCAGAAATGAATAGGCAAATTTAAGATACTTGACTTTTTTTTGTCCAATGAAAATGTTCAGGAAATTTTATGTCTGAACCTTAGGTGGAAGAGGATTCTGGTACTGGTTCTGGTGTGGGCTGGTTTCCTACTAGTTCAAATCATCAAGGCAAGTGTCCCACCTCATTTTCCTTCTCTTTATCGCTTACATTTCCATTAAAATGTGTTCAACGTAATATCTACTTTTGGTCTGCAGAATGATGTGGAGAGCTGCAGTATATGGTATTGGGTGCTTTTTGGCTTGCAGGTTAGATTATAGAACTCATTAAACACATAAACTCAACTTATTATGTAACTGGACTAATGCTCTAGcactttttattctctctttgtCTTGCAGTTTCCAATTGCACTGTTGTTGTTTGGCTATGAAGCAGTGAAGTTGTACAAGGAGCACAAAAGGAGGATGAGCACAGGGAACTCTGAATGCATATGTGGAGCTTCTATAGAATGGACTGCTGTGAACCTTGCATTCTGTGCATTGTGTGGCATTGTAGGGGGAGTTGTTGGAGGCCTACTTGGTTCTGGAGGTGGATTTATTTTGGGCCCTCTTCTTCTAGAGATTGGTGTCATTCCTCAGGTAGATTCAAATGCCCTTTTGATTGAGCTAAAACAGTTAAATTTGGATCACAATTCAAGGTGTTTGATTTGATCATATCTTGTAGGTTGCCAGTGCAACAGCAACATTTGTGATGATGTTTTCCTCATCTCTGTCTGTGGTTGAATTCTACTTGCTCAAGAGGTTTCCCATTCCTTATGGTAATTTACATTAACTCTTCAGCCTTTAATCCCTTTTCTCACTTTCTGATGATGTTATTATCTTGTTACTAGttacattaatataataataactttagtctttttctttggatttttCTTGCAGCATTATACCTCACCTCAGTTTCTATTTTGGCTGGCTTCTGGGGCCAGTTTTTTGTGAGAAGAATTGTTGCATTTCTTGGAAGAGCATCAATCATTGTATTCATCCTCTCTGGTGTCATTTTTGCCAGTGCTCTCACAATGGGTAAAGAAAACCAACCCAAATTGCTGATTACAATTTTTTGTTCTTAATGTAGTTAATACATGGAAGTTTCTGAttgtgaaattttttcttttttctttcaggTGTCGTTGGCATTGAGAGCAGCATTGAAATGATAAACAACCACGAGTTCATGGGATTCTTGGGATTCTGTTCCAGCCAGTGATATATCTTATATTATCTTAGACTGCATGAGaaatagaaaaatcaaatttgGTGTGAATGAAAATGAAGTGTGAAGAACAATGGCACTAACAAATGTTGGTCAATGCCTAGTTGACCACCATGAACGTCAGTGTCAATAATAAATAAGGCTTGTGAGAATAAATTTGTGGATGAGTGTTAGCTCCTCGCTAACACGTATATCACAGTGGTTTCAGATTTCTTAAATTTgtgtaaagaaaaaagaaacaatggAAATTATATCactttgttttatatgtttggATGTTCAAAAGATGAAGATACCTCCTCAGATATTCTCGTATAAAATTGAGTGGGTCATCTTAAAGTATTATTAGTATATACCCAACATGCTTTAAGACTTATTggaatattaatatataataaatcagAACACCATATAGGAATTTATGTCTTCAATTTGTAGCCATATCTGGTGGACCAAATATGTTGAGGTTCATAGCTTTTTCATGTGGTATGCAAATACATTGTGTTAGGGTcttaaggaaaataaatatgaacaaCAATGAATGACAAATAAATATCGCTGTCGTTGTCACGGATTTTGGTCATAAATGTGTGgatgttttaataataaaagttttattttttggagTTGGATTCTTTGAACAAATTGAATGAACTGAATTTTGGTGTGAAGAGTGTGGAAATCGAATACGGAATATGCATCGTTGGAATGTTGTCGGCTACTGCCTACAGAGGTGTCATAGTCAAAGAACATCACGTGACCACGTATTTGTTTTgctacaataatataataatgatatttaaatttgtccctttctgaaaaaaaattactaaggtgaattctattaaaaaaatgctttattttgtaTCCATCccttcaaaattttgtttggatGTGAGGGAAATTTTATCACTATTATATATTGGAAAATGTTTTTGTAAGTAAGATGTCCCTTTTGAATTATGACGTCACTCGGTTCCTCTTGGTTGGCACTTAACCTCACCTCATCATTGGATCCTTTGAATAATGTGTTTAACTTTAGAAAGAAACCGCGAGCCATAAACAAAATTCTTAGACAATGATTGAACGTTGAATGATGATGGTTGAGCTTATGCTTAGCCGAAGGTTTAAGAATAAATGAACGCTAATTAATAAGAGAAATACATCTgagtaaacaaattaaaagacgTCTGTCAGCTTGTCATTCATGTCGTGTTTGACttgattaatatttattgtttagcCCCAATAATGGTATTTACAATATTGTTTCgtcttttttttccattttttcctTGTAATCATTTCGAAttactaataatttaatttctctcTCACTCTTCATCTTTAGGGATATTTTTCACTGCGCACAATGAGAATTAGATGAATTAGAAGACAAATTTGCAAGCACATGAACAGCAACAAAAAAATGTCTATTTTAATCGCAGgtgtatttcttttaaaatgtgtataataaagatagaaattaaattaaaatcagatATAAATGAcatataattgttaaaaaacacTTCCCATAAACAAACTAAAATGCATCCACCCAAATTTGGCTTTTTTTGGTGATTGGTTTTTATTTCTGTTATTAGATTCAACTTTTGGTTTTACATCGTTCGATTTTTTTTCTGTTCGTTCGGTCTTATTGTGTGATCGTTCGGGCTTTAGTTAATGTTTGGTCTGTGTTGGACTCCTACTATTAATAATCGTTCGGTTATTGACTTGTGTTTGTTACAGTTGCTTTGACTGGCTATATATTGTagtttgtaaatttctttttacaatCTCGAAGTATTATTCAGATAATTTTTCTCTCTGTCTTTTACTCtcttattctttcttctttgcaTCTAGGTTTTCTGTTCTCCGTTTCACGCGAACCCAACaattggcgcccaccgtgggacTGTGAAGCAAGAAATTCCAGAAACGATGGCAACCAAGTTCGACATAGAGAAATTCAATGGATCAAATGACTTCGGGCTGTGGAAGATCAAGATGGAGGCTATCTTGATACATCAGGGTTGTGATGATGCATTAGGGGGAGTTGAACATGGCTGCTACTCTGAcgcaagaagagaagaaaagaatggttgATAGGACAAGAAGTGCAATCATATTGTGTCTTGGTGATAAGGCGCTAAGGGAGGTTGCGAAGGAGAAGACTGTGGCTGGAATATGGGCAAAGTTGGAATCATTGTACATGACAAAGTCGTTGGCTCATAGGTTGTGTCTGAAGCAATAACTCTATTCGTTCAAGATGACAGAATCAAGAACCATAGAGGAGCAGCTTGCAGAATTCAGCAAGATTGTTGATGATCTAGAGAATATTGACGTGAGGTTGGAAGATAAAGATAAGGTTGTTATTCTTCTGAATGCGCTTCCAAGAACCTTTGAGCATTTCAGGGATGCTTTGCTCTATGGTAAGGATCAGGTGATTACTTTAGAGGAGGTTGTGACGTCAATTCGAACCAAGGAGTTCCAAAAACTTCAAGATTCGAAGGCAACTGAGGTGGAGGCATCTGAGCTCGTTACGGTGAAAGGCAAAGGGAAGAAGCAGGGGGGGAAATTGGAAGAAGCCAAAACCAGAAGGTACAAAACAGGTGAGATGTTTCAAGTTCCAGAAGATTGGACATATCAAGAAGTTTTACCTAGAGAAGGGCAAAGTCGTTCGGTCACAAGAAACTGCTGATGTGGTAGAGGTGTCCAAGGGATATGAATCTGCTGGTGTTCTGGTGGCTTCATCTGAAGATTCTCAAAGGAGTTGGGTCATGGATTCTGGCTGTACCTATCACATGTGCCTGGTGAAGGAATTCTTTGAGAGTTTGGAGCAAAAGGAGCATGGAAATGTGCTGCTCGGTAATAACAAGGCTTGCCGAGTGCAAGGATTGGGGTTGGTAAGGCTGAAGATGTTTGACAACCGGGAGATGGTGATGCAGGATGTGAGATATGTGCCTGAACTAAagagaaatttgatttttatcagTTTGTTTAATCTTAGGGGTTACTCCACGAGAGTTGAAGATGAAGTGATGAGAGTGTATTATGGAGATTCTGTGATTGTCAAAGGCAGAAGAAACAATGGTTTGTATATTCTAGAGGGTTTGACTGTCATTGGTCATGCCTCGGAAGCAAGTGAGAAGTCAGAGAATACTGCTCGGCTTTGGCACTTGAGGATGTGACATATCAGTGAGAAGGGCCTTGAAGAATAGGAGAAGCAAGGTTTATTTCTAGGAGATAAGCTACAAAAGCCGGATTTCTGTGACCACTGTGTCTTGGGAAAATCACACAGAATACCGTTTAGCAAAGGGAAACCCTTAACCGAACAACCATTCGAGTATGCTCATGCTGACTTATGGGGGCCTACAAGAACTCAAACTCATGTTGGAGGAGCGTATTTCCTGAGTATAATTGATGATTTTCAAGAAGTGTGTGGATCTACGTTCTGAAAAATAAGTCTGAAACGTTTCAAAGGTTCAAGGAGTGGCATACACAGACCGATAATCAATTGGGGTGTAAGTTGAAATGCCTGAGAATTGACAATGGTCTGGAGTTTGTTTCAGAGGAATTTAATGAGTTCTGCAAGGTTAAAGGGATCAGGAGGCACAGGACTGTAATGGGAACTCCTCAACATAACGGTTTGGCTGAAAGGATGAATAGAACAATTCTAGAGAAGGTTTTGTGCATGTTGCTTGGATCGGGGTTGTCAAAAGCTTTCTGGGGAGAAGCAGCCAATACGATAGTATACCTAATCAACAAGAGTCCGTCTTCGGCTCTCAATCATAAAACGCCAATGGAAGTTTGGAGTGGACAGCCAACAGATTACTCAAACTTAAGGTTGTTCGATTCTTTGGCGTTTGCACATGTCAAAGGGGATAAGCTAGAGGCCAGAGCGATGAAAAGTGTATTCCTTGGATATGCTGAATGAGTTAAGGGATACAGGTTGTGGAGGTTGGATAATAAACCTTCAAAATTGATCATTAGTATAGATGTTGTTTTTTATGAGACAAGAATGGCAATGCATGCTGAAAATCCTGAATTTGTGAAGAAGACTCTCATTGAGGTGAAGAAGTCTACTGATGAAGTCATTCGGTCGTTGACTGAGAAAGGCCGAATGGGTGAAGTTCAAGATGAAGTCGTTCGGCCATTAGCTAAGAACCGAACGGGTGGAGTTCCAAGAGAGTCTATCACATATCTTGGTGATGATACAAATGAAATGTCTGGTGATGTGAGTCACTCAAGAGAGGCTGGTGTTGAATTGAGAAATTATCAGCTTGTACATGATAGGGAAAGCAGAATCTCTAAGCCAACCAAACGGTTTAGAGAGGCATGTCTAAATTTCTACGCCTTGAATGCTGCTGAAGATCTTGAAAGCTCGGGTGAACCGAGAAGTTACAAGGAGGCTCTTGACAGCAGCGATCGACATCTTTGGCAGGATGCTATGGAGGAAGAGCTTGAGACTTTAAGGAAGAATAGCACCTGGAGATTGGTGGATCTGCCAAAGGGTAAAAAGGTCGTTGGTTCTAAATGGATCTTCAAGAAAAAAGAAGTGATACCAGGGGTTGAGAAAGCAAGGTACAAAGCGAGACTTGTTGCAAAAGGCTTCACCCAGATCGAAGGTATAGATTATCATGAGATTTTTGCTCCTATGGTAAAGCATTGTTCGGTCAGAGTTCTAATGGCTATAGTTACTCATCCAATTTGCATCTGGAACAATTGGATGTGAGAATTGCGTTTCTGCATGGAGATTTGGAGGAAACCGTTTATATGAAGCAGCCGGAGGGATTTGCTTTGGATGATAGGGTGTGTCTGTTGCAGAAGTCGTTATACGACTTGAAGCAAAATCCAAGGCAATGGTATaggaaatttgatgatttcCTGATAAAGCTGAACTTTAAGTGGTGCAATTATGATGACTGTGTGTATACTCTGAACCGTGACAGTAAGGTACTGTATCTTCTACTATACGTGGATGATATTCTCATTGCCAGTAGTGACGAGTGCATGATTCATGAGTTGAAAGCGAAATTGAGTGGTGCTTTCGAGATGACGGAGTTAGGGGAAGCAAGGCGGGTCTTGGGCATTGATATAAAGAGAGATCAATTAAGGGaaaacttgtttttatctcaAAAGAATTACTTGCAGAAGGTGGTTTCAAGGTATCGGATGTCTCTATCCAAACCTGTTGGCACATCGATCGGTCAACACTTGAAACTCACCAAAGAACAATGCCTGAAGACAGAGgatgagaggaagaagatggagtTTGTTCCGTTTTCAAATGGGATTGGGAGCATCATATATGGAGTGGTCTGCACAAGACCTGACCTGGCACATGAAGTAAGTGTTCTCAGTCGGTTTATGGTTGATCCTGGACAAATCCACTAGGAAGCTTTGAAGTGGATGCTTAGATACATAAGGGGGTCTCTAGATACTAGATTACTCTTTCAAAATAACTTTCAAGGTGGAGGTTTTAT from the Vigna angularis cultivar LongXiaoDou No.4 chromosome 3, ASM1680809v1, whole genome shotgun sequence genome contains:
- the LOC108325102 gene encoding sulfite exporter TauE/SafE family protein 4 encodes the protein MLMSSRGFIAYLVSAFSCAVLSALFLTNHFHHGQNSPLLASRLSGTLRVWPDLQPSWRLVLATVIGFVGSACGTVGGVGGGGIFVPMLNLLLGFDTKSAAALSKCMIMGASASSVWFNVRVPHPTKEVPILDYDLALLFQPMLMLGITVGVALSVVFPYWLITVLIIILFIGTSSRSFFKGIGMWREETIYKREKTKQRATLINSHDEDKTGTYTFTVLYFHIRIDTKCEPLIPREEKSTVEILCLNLRWKRILVLVLVWAGFLLVQIIKNDVESCSIWYWVLFGLQFPIALLLFGYEAVKLYKEHKRRMSTGNSECICGASIEWTAVNLAFCALCGIVGGVVGGLLGSGGGFILGPLLLEIGVIPQVASATATFVMMFSSSLSVVEFYLLKRFPIPYALYLTSVSILAGFWGQFFVRRIVAFLGRASIIVFILSGVIFASALTMGVVGIESSIEMINNHEFMGFLGFCSSQ